The following coding sequences lie in one Notolabrus celidotus isolate fNotCel1 chromosome 20, fNotCel1.pri, whole genome shotgun sequence genomic window:
- the timm29 gene encoding mitochondrial import inner membrane translocase subunit Tim29 has protein sequence MSTFRVVRRMFCVAAETAAAPVAGSRWERLKKSKAGVWCRGLVTDYKEACREIFVGAWERPIKASVYGTLLGGALACFYTKPDQSSFEAALLDRSNELGLLSPWIRNATSDGHVQSLVKLRNEGRLRHISFGLLSLVYRADYDLAASLYEAQCSNLSVPWRELHQRVLDVGFVGFWWVLDSKMKDYDVNDDEFKHLPVYMQHTAAPSVQEVERSERLHKESWLPPAVEEEEAGTKVVDRKEEVMSEESQIKEEQTPA, from the exons atgtctacGTTTCGTGTAGTGAGGAGGATGTTCTGTGTCGCGGCCGAAACAGCTGCAGCTCCGGTCGCAGGCAGCAGATGGGAGAGACTGAAAAAGAGCAAAGCGG GTGTGTGGTGTCGCGGCCTGGTGACGGACTACAAAGAGGCGTGTCGGGAGATATTCGTGGGAGCGTGGGAGCGACCAATCAAAGCCTCGGTATACGGGACTCTGCTGGGCGGGGCCTTGGCCTGTTTTTACACTAAACCTGATCAGTCATCATTCGAGGCCGCCCTTCTGGATCGCTCAAATGAGCTGGGCCTCCTGTCCCCCTGGATCCGTAACGCCACCTCCGACGGCCACGTGCAGAGTCTGGTAAAGCTTCGTAACGAGGGACGCCTCCGTCACATCAGCTTTGGTTTACTTTCCCTGGTTTACCGTGCAGACTACGACCTGGCCGCCTCCCTGTACGAGGCCCAGTGCTCCAACCTGTCGGTGCCCTGGAGGGAGCTGCATCAGCGGGTGCTGGATGTGGGATTTGTTGGCTTTTGGTGGGTCCTGGACTCAAAGATGAAGGACTATGATGTAAATGATGATGAGTTCAAGCACCTGCCAGTATACATGCAGCACACTGCCGCTCCTAGTGTTCAGGAAGTGGAGAGGAGTGAGAGGCTGCATAAAGAGTCGTGGTTACCTCCggctgtggaggaggaggaggcgggaaCAAAAGTAGTGGACCGAAAAGAGGAAGTCATGAGTGAGGAGAGCCAAATTAAAGAGGAACAGACTCCAGCCTGA